The proteins below are encoded in one region of Desulfobulbaceae bacterium:
- a CDS encoding two-component sensor histidine kinase, which translates to MRKAESEEEIDQKPFELVKFFSFSALAVFLVFTFVLVWVISDNTREMLLERSEDYAKVLSENLNHQVYQQFVVPTYLRYNEIALRKPEQFQRLDTIIKNTTHGLNIESVTIYEINGPKVAYSTILEKVGQLEPETMQYLDARDGKNNSTLVGAGSLFGLLPGREGVHGQLKTYIPLRLEQGLGEDTGPILGVFEIVQDLSPDLKAVVRLQGMIIGTSVIMMSGLFVVLWLIVARGDRIVEKRSRERLKLEERLNHAERLAGLGKMVAAVSHEIKNPLGIIRSTAEVLGKRLTKLAPGNEHLAAIIVQETGRLDRIVTEFLDFARPQKMRFAPVGIADLVSRALQFMEPEFVKVGISVDSSVDYAVTAEVDSDHLYQAILNILVNAVHAMPEGGVLTVRLFQEARTRSVCLTIADSGVGMSEEVVGQIFSPFFTKKNRGTGLGLAIVKNIIESHLGQIDVDSVEGKGTEFIIRLPQTDD; encoded by the coding sequence ATGCGCAAGGCAGAGTCGGAAGAGGAGATTGATCAGAAGCCCTTTGAATTGGTTAAGTTTTTTTCATTTTCAGCTTTGGCGGTCTTTCTGGTCTTTACATTTGTACTGGTCTGGGTGATTTCAGATAACACCAGGGAGATGCTTTTAGAGCGGAGTGAGGACTATGCCAAGGTCTTGTCCGAGAATCTCAATCATCAAGTTTATCAGCAGTTTGTGGTGCCAACCTACCTCAGGTATAACGAAATTGCCTTGCGCAAGCCCGAGCAGTTTCAGCGTCTTGACACCATTATCAAGAACACAACTCATGGACTTAACATTGAGTCAGTCACTATCTATGAGATCAATGGCCCCAAGGTGGCTTACAGTACTATTTTGGAGAAGGTTGGGCAATTGGAGCCGGAGACGATGCAGTACCTGGACGCCAGGGATGGTAAGAATAATTCGACCTTGGTGGGGGCTGGCAGTCTGTTTGGTTTGCTTCCCGGCAGGGAGGGGGTCCATGGCCAACTTAAGACTTATATCCCGCTTCGTCTGGAGCAGGGGCTTGGCGAGGATACCGGGCCTATCCTTGGAGTGTTTGAGATCGTCCAGGATCTCTCCCCGGACTTAAAGGCAGTGGTTCGATTACAGGGCATGATTATTGGGACCTCCGTAATCATGATGTCGGGCCTCTTCGTGGTTTTGTGGTTGATTGTCGCCCGTGGCGACCGGATTGTTGAGAAACGGTCTCGTGAGCGGTTGAAGCTTGAGGAGCGGCTCAACCATGCCGAGCGGCTGGCAGGTCTTGGCAAAATGGTGGCGGCTGTTTCTCATGAGATTAAAAATCCACTGGGGATTATTCGGAGTACCGCCGAGGTTCTGGGCAAGCGCCTGACCAAGCTCGCGCCTGGCAACGAACATCTGGCAGCCATTATCGTTCAGGAAACCGGTCGGCTGGATCGTATTGTGACCGAATTTCTTGATTTCGCCCGTCCTCAGAAGATGCGGTTTGCCCCTGTCGGCATTGCCGATCTTGTCAGCCGCGCCTTGCAATTTATGGAACCTGAGTTTGTTAAGGTTGGTATCAGCGTGGATTCGAGTGTGGATTATGCCGTAACGGCGGAGGTCGATAGCGATCATCTGTATCAGGCTATCCTGAATATCCTGGTGAATGCGGTGCATGCCATGCCTGAAGGAGGCGTGTTGACGGTTCGGCTTTTTCAGGAGGCCCGGACGCGTTCCGTGTGTCTTACAATTGCCGATAGCGGTGTCGGGATGAGTGAAGAAGTGGTGGGTCAGATCTTTTCCCCATTTTTTACCAAGAAGAATCGCGGAACCGGTCTGGGGCTCGCTATTGTTAAGAATATTATTGAATCCCACCTCGGTCAGATTGATGTAGATTCTGTTGAGGGCAAGGGGACAGAGTTCATTATTCGGTTGCCGCAGACCGACGACTGA